The following are from one region of the Odontesthes bonariensis isolate fOdoBon6 chromosome 16, fOdoBon6.hap1, whole genome shotgun sequence genome:
- the rnf167 gene encoding E3 ubiquitin-protein ligase RNF167: protein MPDLGVWCMGAQLSIIVLVFCSILVPSPTHAYIYVHYRNMTSFLFEDLPAVFGSPLPKDGLMGILVASHPLNGCIAMDPPPPLPPSYDANTTKFVALIRRYDCNFDIKVLHAQQAGYSAAIIHNMYSDALLSMNYSNDTIAEQIEIPSVFTSFYASQILRSLINPEQGVYVILKPEFAFPLSYYLIPFTGVVGMIIVVMCVILIIRCVQHRKRIRKNRLTKEQLKRIPTHKFRKGDDYDVCAICLDEYEEGDKLRVLPCSHAYHSKCVDPWLTQTKKTCPVCKQRVTRNNPEHSESDSDQESGGRGVEEGTEGDADSERTPLLRPSNPGSPTGSPAAYSATTTTITAQCLVSPAHCDSPILGYYSPQEATESESDDPGEEQHHSDDDTARLIGRDRVVI from the exons ATGCCAGACCTTGGTGTGTGGTGTATGGGGGCTCAATTGAGTATCATTGTACTGGTTTTCTGCAGCATACTGGTTCCTTCACCCacacatgcatatatatatgtt CATTATAGAAATATGACCTCCTTTCTGTTTGAGGACCTgcctgctgtgtttggatctcCACTTCCTAAGGATGGATTAATG GGAATTTTGGTGGCGTCTCATCCCCTGAACGGATGTATAGCAATGGACCCTCCTCCTCCATTGCCGCCATCTTATGATGCCAACACTACCAAATTTGTCGCTCTCATCAGACGCTATGATTGCAACTTTGATATAAAG GTTTTGCATGCACAGCAAGCTGGATACAGCGCTGCAATCATTCACAACATGTATTCAGACGCTCTGCTCAGTATGAACTACAGCAACG acaCCATTGCAGAGCAGATTGAGATCCCCTCTGTATTCACCAGCTTTTATGCTTCACAAATCCTCAGGAGTTTGATTAATCCAGAACAAGG GGTCTATGTGATCCTCAAGCCAGAGTTCGCTTTTCCGCTATCATACTACCTGATCCCTTTCACTGGGGTAGTTGGCATGATTATTGTTGTGATGTGTGTGATCTTG ATTATAAGATGTGTGCAGCACAGAAAAAGAATAAGGAAAAACCGCTTGACCAAGGAACAACTAAAGCGGATTCCAACACACAAATTCAGGAAAG GTGACGACTATGATGTATGTGCAATCTGTCTGGATGAATATGAAGAAGGAGACAAGCTGAGAGTTTTACCTTGCTCACATG CCTACCACAGCAAGTGTGTCGACCCGTGGCTCACACAGACCAAGAAGACTTGCCCTGTGTGCAAACAGCGCGTCACCCGCAACAACCCAGAGCACTCGGAGTCTGATTCGGACCAGGAAAGCGGAGGCCGTGGAGTGGAAGAAGGAACAGAGGGTGATGCAGACTCAGAGCGCACTCCTTTGCTTCGGCCCTCCAACCCTGGATCTCCGACAGGAAGCCCAGCGGCCTATTcagccaccaccaccaccattaCTGCCCAGTGCCTGGTGTCCCCTGCACACTGCGACTCCCCCATCCTGGGCTACTACTCCCC